In the Hordeum vulgare subsp. vulgare chromosome 7H, MorexV3_pseudomolecules_assembly, whole genome shotgun sequence genome, one interval contains:
- the LOC123413321 gene encoding uncharacterized protein LOC123413321 translates to MRSSVHVPAAVEALLGHPVAALSERPAPRLTRLLVNVTVERSLWPVHVLLAADATVADLARAAVAVYASEDRRPQLPGDDGATDAAARFELHLSKYALDALDPEAKVVDLCSRNFFLCATRSTLRSSSASSLITATMSHKQACSQGK, encoded by the exons ATGAGGAGCTCCGTGCACGTGCCAGCTGCGGTAGAGGCGCTGCTTGGCCACCCGGTGGCGGCCCTGTCGGAGAGGCCGGCGCCGCGGCTGACGCGGCTGCTGGTGAACGTCACGGTGGAGCGGAGCCTGTGGCCCGTGCATGTGCTGCTGGCCGCCGACGCCACCGTGGCCGACCTCGCGCGCGCAGCCGTCGCCGTATACGCCTCCGAGGATCGCAGGCCGCAGCTCCCCGGCGACGACGGCGCCACAGACGCGGCCGCACGGTTCGAGCTGCACCTCTCCAAATACGCCCTCGACG CTCTGGACCCGGAGGCGAAGGTGGTGGACCTGTGCTCTCGCAACTTCTTCCTCTGCGCGACCAGGTCGACGCTGAGATCATCATCTGCTTCTTCGCTCATCACTGCCACCATGTCTCACAAGCAGGCCTGCTCACAAGGAAAGTAG